One segment of Eschrichtius robustus isolate mEscRob2 chromosome 3, mEscRob2.pri, whole genome shotgun sequence DNA contains the following:
- the PRKAB2 gene encoding 5'-AMP-activated protein kinase subunit beta-2, with translation MGNTTSDRVAGERHGAKAARAEGAGGHAPGKEHKIMVGSTDDPSVFSLPDSKLPGDKEFVSWQQDLEDSVKPTQQARPTVIRWSEGGKEVFISGSFNNWSTKIPLIKSHNDFVAILDLPEGEHQYKFFVDGQWVHDPSEPVVTSQLGTINNLIHVKKSDFEVFDALKLDSMESSETSCRDLSSSPPGPYGQEMYVFRSEERFKSPPILPPHLLQVILNKDTNISCDPALLPEPNHVMLNHLYALSIKDSVMVLSATHRYKKKYVTTLLYKPI, from the exons ATGGGAAACACCACCAGCGACCGGGTGGCCGGGGAGCGCCACGGCGCCAAGGCTGCGCGCGCTGAGGGCGCCGGCGGCCATGCCCCGGGCAAGGAACATAAGATCATGGTGGGGAGCACCGATGACCCCAGCGTCTTCAGCCTGCCGGATTCCAAG CTCCCTGGGGACAAAGAGTTTGTATCATGGCAGCAGGATTTGGAGGACTCCGTAAAGCCCACACAGCAGGCCCGGCCCACTGTTATCCGCTGGTCTGAAGGAGGCAAGGAGGTCTTCATCTCTGGGTCCTTCAACAATTGGAGCACCAAGATTCCACTGATTAAGAG CCATAATGACTTTGTTGCCATCCTGGACCTCCCTGAGGGAGAGCACCAGTACAAGTTCTTTGTGGATGGACAGTGGGTTCATGATCCATCAGAG CCTGTGGTTACCAGTCAGCTTGGCACAATTAACAATTTGATCCATGTCAAGAAATCTGATTTTGAGGTGTTTGATGCTTTAAAGCTAGATTCAATGGAAAGCTCAGAGACATCTTGTCGAG ACCTTTCCAGCTCACCCCCAGGGCCTTATGGTCAAGAAATGTATGTGTTTCGATCAGAGGAGAGATTCAAATCCCCACCCATCCTGCCTCCTCACCTTCTCCAAGTTATTCTTAACAAGGACACTAATATATCT TGTGATCCAGCCTTGCTCCCCGAGCCCAATCATGTTATGCTGAACCATCTCTATGCACTGTCCATTAAG GACAGTGTGATGGTCCTTAGCGCAACCCATCGCTACAAGAAGAAGTATGTCACTACTCTGCTGTACAAGCCCATCTGA